A window of the Sphaerobacter thermophilus DSM 20745 genome harbors these coding sequences:
- a CDS encoding RNA polymerase sigma factor: MSDDDLLRRAQQGDLRALDRLFRREWRPVYGLIYHRVQDRAEAQDLTQEVFLRALRGLDRYEQRGVPFRAFLTTVARNLLRDRWRRQGPTLVTIDHAAHLPAVTAGPEQQVLTRLTADQLRAHLATLPPDYQTVLRLRLIEDRPVAEVATLMGRSPGAVRTLQHRALAALRSRVVEEGVRR, from the coding sequence ATGAGCGACGATGACCTGCTGCGACGGGCACAACAGGGGGATCTACGGGCGTTAGATCGGCTCTTCCGGCGCGAATGGCGGCCGGTGTATGGGCTGATCTACCACCGCGTGCAGGACCGGGCTGAGGCGCAGGATCTCACTCAGGAGGTCTTTCTGCGCGCCCTGCGCGGACTGGACCGCTACGAGCAGCGTGGCGTGCCCTTCCGCGCGTTCCTCACCACGGTTGCACGCAACCTCCTCCGCGACCGCTGGCGCCGCCAGGGGCCGACGCTGGTGACGATCGACCACGCGGCCCACCTGCCAGCGGTGACGGCAGGCCCGGAGCAGCAGGTTCTGACTCGGCTGACCGCCGACCAGCTTCGGGCTCACCTCGCGACCCTCCCGCCCGACTATCAGACCGTGCTCCGGCTCCGGTTGATCGAGGACCGGCCTGTGGCCGAGGTGGCCACGCTGATGGGACGCAGCCCTGGGGCCGTCCGCACCCTGCAGCACCGCGCGCTGGCGGCGCTCCGCAGCCGCGTCGTAGAGGAGGGAGTTCGACGATGA
- a CDS encoding threonine aldolase family protein has product MIDLISDTATRPSPEMRRAMAEAPVGDEQLREDPTVNRLQEMVAELTGKEAALFLPSGTMCNAIGIKVHTNPGDKIVLERWAHPYTSEAGGPGLLAGVMTALIEGERGVFTPEQVEEAVQPQGGFHSAPATLLCLENTHNRGGGKVWPLETFQAVAETAHRLGMKVHLDGARLLNAVVASGIPAKVWSQYVDTVWIDLSKGLGCPIGAVLAGDRETMDRARRYKHMFGGAMRQAGIIAAAGVYALEHNVERLAEDHANAKLLAAGLSEIPGIAINPAEVETNIVFFDVSGTGRSPQELYHGLIERGVRMGSPTATRWRAVTHLDVSRADIERAVEVMEAVVTGRG; this is encoded by the coding sequence ATGATTGATCTGATCAGCGATACCGCGACCCGGCCGTCACCCGAGATGCGCCGCGCCATGGCCGAGGCGCCCGTCGGCGATGAGCAACTCCGGGAGGACCCCACCGTCAATCGCCTGCAGGAGATGGTAGCGGAGCTGACCGGGAAGGAAGCGGCCCTCTTTCTCCCGTCGGGGACGATGTGCAACGCCATCGGGATCAAAGTCCACACCAACCCGGGCGACAAGATCGTGCTCGAGCGCTGGGCGCACCCATATACCTCGGAGGCCGGCGGGCCGGGTCTTCTGGCCGGGGTCATGACGGCCTTGATCGAGGGTGAGCGCGGCGTCTTCACCCCCGAGCAGGTCGAGGAAGCGGTGCAGCCCCAGGGCGGCTTCCACTCGGCGCCGGCGACGCTCCTCTGCCTGGAGAACACGCACAACCGCGGTGGGGGCAAGGTCTGGCCGCTGGAGACGTTCCAGGCTGTGGCCGAGACCGCCCACCGGCTGGGCATGAAGGTTCACCTGGACGGTGCCCGCCTGCTGAACGCCGTCGTAGCTAGCGGTATCCCGGCCAAGGTCTGGAGCCAGTACGTCGACACCGTCTGGATCGACCTCTCCAAGGGCCTCGGCTGCCCGATCGGCGCCGTGCTGGCCGGAGATCGGGAGACGATGGATCGGGCGCGGCGCTACAAGCACATGTTCGGCGGGGCGATGCGCCAGGCCGGGATCATCGCCGCGGCGGGCGTCTACGCGCTGGAGCACAACGTCGAGCGCCTGGCCGAGGACCACGCCAACGCCAAGCTGCTCGCTGCCGGCCTGAGCGAGATCCCCGGCATTGCCATCAACCCGGCCGAGGTCGAGACGAACATCGTCTTCTTCGACGTGTCTGGCACCGGCCGCTCGCCGCAGGAGCTCTACCACGGGCTGATCGAGCGCGGCGTGCGCATGGGCTCCCCCACCGCCACCCGCTGGCGCGCCGTCACCCACCTCGACGTCTCCCGCGCCGACATCGAGCGCGCTGTCGAGGTCATGGAGGCAGTCGTCACAGGGCGGGGGTAA
- a CDS encoding MOSC domain-containing protein — MTGRVVAVSRSATHTMSKPNQPVITLLAGLGVAGDAHAGITVRHRSRVARNPNQPNLRQVHLIHAELHEELRRSGFNVAPGQMGENITTEGIDLLGLPTGTRLRLGAEAVVEITGLRNPCKQLEGIQRGLMKAVLDRDEHGNLIRKAGVMGIVIAGGDVRPGDLITVELPPPPHRPLEPV; from the coding sequence ATGACCGGACGTGTTGTGGCCGTCAGCCGCAGTGCAACCCACACCATGAGCAAGCCGAACCAGCCGGTGATCACGCTGCTGGCGGGGCTCGGCGTTGCGGGGGACGCGCACGCCGGGATCACCGTGCGGCACCGCTCCCGGGTGGCCCGTAACCCGAACCAGCCGAACCTGCGCCAGGTCCACCTGATCCATGCCGAGCTGCACGAGGAGCTGCGCCGTTCCGGCTTCAACGTCGCGCCCGGCCAGATGGGCGAGAACATCACCACCGAGGGGATCGACCTGCTCGGCCTGCCCACCGGCACGCGCCTGCGGCTCGGCGCGGAAGCGGTCGTGGAGATCACCGGCCTGCGTAACCCCTGCAAGCAGCTCGAGGGGATCCAGCGCGGCCTGATGAAGGCGGTGCTCGACCGCGACGAGCACGGCAACCTCATCCGCAAGGCGGGCGTGATGGGGATCGTCATCGCCGGGGGCGACGTTCGCCCCGGCGACCTGATCACTGTCGAACTCCCACCCCCACCTCACCGCCCCCTGGAGCCGGTGTGA
- a CDS encoding putative toxin-antitoxin system toxin component, PIN family, which yields MRVVFDTVVFVRGLINPHGRWGELLFEHADRYVLILSPAIAEEILSVLRRPELTRKFRSLSNIGVADVLTLLAQADVVQPAETPAICRDPNDDKFLAAAVAGNADYLVSEDADLLVLGENQGIPIVTASAFLRILQENNER from the coding sequence ATGAGGGTCGTCTTCGACACTGTGGTCTTCGTGCGCGGTCTGATCAACCCGCACGGGCGATGGGGCGAGTTGCTCTTCGAGCACGCCGACCGCTACGTGCTCATCCTCTCGCCGGCCATCGCTGAAGAGATTCTCTCGGTGCTGCGGCGGCCTGAGCTGACCCGCAAGTTCCGGTCGCTCTCGAACATCGGCGTCGCCGATGTCCTCACCCTCCTGGCGCAGGCGGACGTGGTCCAGCCGGCCGAGACCCCGGCGATCTGTCGCGATCCCAATGACGACAAGTTCCTCGCGGCGGCCGTGGCGGGCAATGCCGACTATCTTGTCTCCGAGGATGCCGACCTGCTCGTCTTGGGGGAGAATCAAGGGATCCCGATCGTCACCGCGTCCGCGTTTCTTCGCATCCTCCAGGAAAACAACGAGCGATAA
- a CDS encoding acyl-CoA dehydrogenase family protein, which yields MVLEETTLLLPEATREDVAAFFEPRAAAIDAGAEDIREGLVWLHQRLLREDASPSLPDVGAAIATVAWSDMSSAFSLWSHRAVVEYLTPLPAGSFLAETVAPRLHRVAILGSTALAPAIAYTLEQVPLPVTARREGSSLILDGRIAWASNLFPPDFVLVTVVAGPDGTPCVVAIPGDAPGLQVAPEPPLLALKATGSSSVTLDQTPIGEEWVISHDLPGFMRRVRPVLLLLQSCFSWGLAARSLSEARAHLRGATQIFLPEIDAMEERLARLGREIARALADRGQSLGMRGVVQTRLDIARLAAAAVATEAKVLGGRGFLATSGTARRLREAAFLPIQSPTEAQLLTELSRGA from the coding sequence ATGGTGCTGGAGGAGACGACGCTGCTACTGCCGGAGGCCACGCGGGAGGACGTTGCCGCGTTCTTCGAGCCGCGCGCGGCCGCGATCGACGCCGGGGCCGAGGACATCCGCGAGGGGCTGGTCTGGCTGCACCAGCGGCTGCTCCGGGAGGATGCGAGCCCGTCCCTCCCGGATGTGGGCGCCGCCATCGCGACGGTCGCCTGGTCCGACATGAGCTCGGCCTTCTCACTCTGGAGCCACCGCGCGGTGGTCGAGTACCTGACGCCGCTCCCCGCCGGCTCGTTCCTCGCCGAGACAGTAGCGCCGCGCCTGCACCGGGTAGCGATCCTTGGCTCGACCGCGCTCGCCCCCGCCATTGCCTACACCCTGGAGCAGGTACCGTTGCCGGTGACGGCTCGGCGGGAGGGAAGCTCACTGATCCTCGACGGGCGCATCGCCTGGGCTTCGAACCTCTTCCCGCCGGACTTCGTGCTGGTAACGGTCGTCGCCGGGCCGGACGGCACGCCCTGCGTCGTCGCCATCCCCGGCGACGCCCCCGGCCTCCAGGTCGCGCCCGAGCCGCCGCTTCTCGCACTCAAGGCGACCGGCAGCTCCTCGGTGACGCTGGACCAGACGCCCATCGGGGAGGAGTGGGTCATCAGCCACGACCTCCCCGGCTTCATGCGCCGCGTGCGGCCGGTGCTGCTCCTGCTGCAGTCCTGCTTCTCTTGGGGACTCGCCGCCCGGTCGCTGTCCGAGGCCCGCGCCCACCTGCGCGGTGCCACCCAGATCTTCCTGCCGGAGATTGACGCGATGGAGGAGCGCCTCGCCCGCCTGGGCCGCGAGATCGCGCGGGCGCTGGCGGACCGCGGGCAATCGCTCGGCATGCGCGGGGTTGTGCAGACCCGGCTTGACATCGCCCGGCTCGCCGCCGCCGCAGTGGCGACCGAGGCCAAGGTCCTCGGCGGCCGCGGCTTCCTCGCCACCAGCGGCACCGCCCGCCGCCTCCGCGAAGCCGCCTTCCTCCCCATCCAATCGCCGACCGAGGCGCAACTGCTGACGGAACTGTCCCGTGGCGCGTGA
- a CDS encoding YczE/YyaS/YitT family protein encodes MTGRGIGRNPRQAGGTTGKGRPTLSMPPPLRNLRGWTRDEWRRWLIHFAILITGLALFALGLVLSLQSNLGANSWTVFHDGLARRTPLTIGQASQLVGFLMIAASWLVGVRPGVGTFMNMYLVGLFMDLILEAGWVPLAQAYPARVAMLLASVGVLGIATGIYIRAGFGAGPRDSFNLALIRITGLSVGVVRWLIESAAVLIGIVLGGHFGVGTILSALLMGPAVSAGFRLTGLSSSGTPRRAVDGQGTAAAPIIDEVESTGD; translated from the coding sequence GTGACAGGGAGGGGAATCGGGCGCAACCCGCGCCAGGCGGGAGGAACGACTGGCAAGGGGAGGCCGACGCTCAGCATGCCGCCGCCGCTGCGCAACCTGCGAGGCTGGACCCGCGACGAGTGGCGCCGCTGGCTTATCCATTTCGCGATCCTGATCACCGGCCTGGCGCTCTTCGCGCTGGGACTGGTGCTGAGTCTCCAAAGCAACCTCGGAGCGAACTCCTGGACCGTCTTCCACGACGGCCTCGCGCGACGTACCCCGCTCACGATCGGGCAGGCCAGCCAGCTCGTGGGCTTTCTCATGATCGCGGCGAGCTGGCTGGTCGGCGTGCGGCCCGGTGTCGGAACCTTCATGAACATGTACCTTGTCGGGCTGTTCATGGACCTCATCCTGGAGGCCGGTTGGGTGCCGCTGGCGCAGGCCTACCCGGCGCGGGTGGCGATGCTGCTGGCCTCGGTCGGGGTGCTCGGGATCGCCACGGGGATCTATATCCGCGCCGGATTCGGCGCCGGGCCGCGAGACAGCTTCAACCTGGCGCTGATCCGGATCACCGGGCTCTCCGTCGGCGTCGTCCGCTGGCTCATCGAGTCAGCCGCCGTCCTGATCGGCATCGTGCTCGGGGGCCACTTCGGCGTGGGGACGATCCTCTCGGCGCTGCTGATGGGTCCGGCCGTCAGCGCGGGTTTCCGGCTGACCGGGTTGTCGTCGAGCGGGACGCCGCGTCGGGCCGTGGATGGACAGGGCACCGCGGCTGCGCCCATAATTGACGAGGTCGAGTCGACCGGCGACTGA
- the ndk gene encoding nucleoside-diphosphate kinase: MERTLIIVKPDGVQRGLIGEVIARLERRGLKVVGLKMMQISRELAEQHYGVHRERPFFASLVEYITSAPVVVGVLEGPKAIEVTRATVGATNPVDAAPGTIRGDFGLTIGRNLIHASDGAESAEHEINLFFRPEELISYERAVDPWIVEE, encoded by the coding sequence GTGGAGCGAACGCTCATCATCGTGAAGCCGGATGGAGTCCAGCGCGGGCTGATCGGGGAGGTCATCGCGCGGCTGGAGCGGCGCGGCTTGAAGGTCGTCGGGCTGAAGATGATGCAGATCAGCCGCGAGCTGGCCGAGCAGCACTACGGGGTGCACCGGGAGCGACCGTTCTTTGCGAGCCTGGTCGAGTACATCACCTCGGCCCCGGTGGTGGTCGGCGTCCTCGAGGGGCCGAAGGCCATCGAGGTGACGCGGGCGACCGTGGGGGCCACCAACCCGGTGGATGCGGCGCCCGGCACCATCCGCGGCGACTTCGGCCTCACCATCGGCCGGAACCTGATCCACGCCTCGGACGGCGCGGAGTCTGCGGAGCACGAGATCAACCTGTTCTTCCGGCCGGAGGAGCTCATCTCCTACGAGCGCGCGGTCGATCCCTGGATCGTCGAGGAGTAG
- a CDS encoding FHA domain-containing protein → MDGASWLNLILVAGTILWGIELVLLWRGAVQAGDDPIARVSGAAIFYVLALPVAAFAPDVVERLADFWERVASLGGASGRDSATPRLVIGGKTFPLTSEQVRIGRFGNNDLVIDHPTVSAYHAEISLRPDGRHELTDRESRNGTRINGTPIRSAVLRDGDLITIGAVSLHYLIRPPAEGSLGSIPQPSRNRLG, encoded by the coding sequence ATGGACGGGGCGTCGTGGCTCAACCTGATCCTGGTGGCCGGGACCATCCTGTGGGGGATCGAGCTGGTGCTGCTCTGGCGCGGCGCCGTGCAGGCGGGGGACGATCCGATCGCGCGCGTCTCCGGGGCAGCCATCTTCTATGTCTTGGCCCTGCCGGTCGCGGCGTTCGCGCCGGACGTTGTCGAGCGGTTGGCGGACTTCTGGGAGCGGGTCGCCTCCCTCGGCGGCGCAAGTGGGCGTGACAGCGCGACACCACGCCTGGTGATCGGCGGCAAGACCTTCCCGCTCACGAGCGAGCAGGTGCGCATCGGCCGCTTCGGGAACAACGACCTGGTGATCGATCACCCGACCGTGTCGGCCTACCACGCCGAGATCTCGCTACGGCCGGACGGCCGGCATGAGTTGACCGACCGGGAGAGCCGCAACGGCACACGGATCAACGGCACGCCGATCCGGTCGGCCGTGCTGCGCGACGGTGACCTCATCACCATCGGCGCGGTGTCGCTGCATTACCTGATCCGTCCCCCGGCCGAGGGGAGCCTGGGAAGCATCCCGCAGCCGAGCCGCAACCGATTAGGCTGA
- a CDS encoding M28 family peptidase yields MQTTWRDPETEELILRDISLDEPWALLERFSTLVRLSGSDDEAAAVEYITERLSAWGVPYTVHHPTCLISLPGPATLRTLGENGREFRVKTFSFSPSTDGKEVEGDLVYVPGSQASDIGELFSAARRTDDVDLRGKVVITEGLGIAARGLDLERSGAIAAIFINPGERIHEGITTTAWGSPDLTSVGRVPPVPVLAINRPDGQALLQALRERPVRVAFSNQVETSWRPIPIIVAEIAGSQAADEFVLFHGHLDSWHVGIGDNATGDATLLEIARVFQRHRDRLKRTIRIAWWSGHSHGRYAGSTWYADTFAQDLSENCVAHINCDSPGCRWATEYRDVAWMAEAADLCQTAIRDVTGQESSGARPLRAGDCSFNNLGISTYFMLSSTMPEDLVREKGYYAVGGCGGNIAWHTEDDTMEIADRDNLLRDMRVYATVLLRTLNAPIYPLDYRATVREIEEHLRRYQAAAGDAFDFRPSLEAARNLGQALERFYEETEGLMDREVDDPVVRRANAAQRMLARFLVSVGYSRDGRFRQDPARGIPPLPELAPALELGQVEPGSDRYHLLRTDLTRGQNRLVWFLRQSARRLAGIVG; encoded by the coding sequence ATGCAAACCACCTGGCGTGACCCCGAAACGGAGGAACTGATCCTCCGCGACATCTCACTCGACGAGCCATGGGCGCTCCTCGAGCGCTTCAGTACCCTCGTTCGACTGTCCGGCAGCGACGATGAAGCGGCCGCCGTCGAATACATCACCGAGCGGCTCTCCGCCTGGGGCGTGCCCTACACCGTCCACCATCCGACCTGCCTCATCAGCCTGCCCGGCCCGGCGACCCTGCGCACGCTGGGGGAAAACGGCAGGGAGTTCCGGGTCAAGACCTTCTCCTTCTCGCCATCGACCGACGGGAAGGAAGTCGAGGGCGATCTGGTCTACGTGCCGGGCAGCCAGGCCAGCGACATCGGCGAACTGTTCAGCGCCGCGCGCCGGACGGACGACGTGGACCTGCGCGGCAAGGTTGTCATCACCGAGGGGCTCGGCATCGCCGCCCGTGGGCTCGACCTGGAGCGCTCCGGCGCCATCGCCGCCATCTTCATCAACCCCGGCGAGCGCATCCACGAGGGCATCACCACGACGGCCTGGGGCTCGCCCGACCTGACGTCGGTCGGCCGGGTTCCGCCGGTGCCGGTGCTGGCCATCAACCGGCCGGATGGGCAGGCGCTGCTCCAGGCGCTGCGCGAGCGACCGGTGCGGGTCGCGTTCTCGAATCAGGTTGAGACGAGCTGGCGGCCGATTCCGATCATCGTCGCCGAGATCGCGGGGAGCCAGGCGGCGGACGAGTTCGTCCTCTTCCACGGGCACCTCGATTCCTGGCACGTCGGCATCGGCGACAACGCCACCGGCGACGCCACGCTGCTCGAGATCGCGCGGGTGTTCCAGCGCCATCGCGACCGGCTCAAGCGCACCATCCGCATCGCCTGGTGGTCCGGGCATTCGCACGGGCGCTACGCCGGCTCCACCTGGTACGCCGACACCTTCGCCCAGGATCTCAGCGAGAACTGCGTCGCCCACATCAACTGCGACTCCCCCGGGTGCCGCTGGGCGACGGAGTACCGCGACGTCGCCTGGATGGCCGAGGCCGCGGACCTGTGCCAGACCGCCATCCGGGACGTCACCGGTCAGGAGTCGAGCGGCGCACGCCCACTGCGCGCCGGGGACTGCTCGTTCAACAACCTCGGCATCTCCACCTACTTCATGCTCTCCTCGACCATGCCCGAGGATCTGGTGCGCGAGAAGGGCTACTACGCGGTCGGCGGCTGCGGCGGGAACATCGCGTGGCACACTGAGGACGACACGATGGAGATCGCCGACCGGGACAACCTCCTTCGCGACATGCGCGTGTACGCCACTGTACTGCTGCGCACCCTCAACGCGCCGATCTACCCGCTCGACTATCGGGCGACAGTGCGCGAGATCGAAGAGCACCTGCGGCGCTATCAGGCCGCGGCCGGTGATGCCTTCGACTTCCGACCGTCGCTCGAAGCGGCGCGCAACCTCGGCCAGGCGCTGGAGCGCTTCTACGAGGAGACCGAGGGGCTGATGGACCGCGAGGTCGACGATCCGGTGGTACGGCGAGCCAATGCGGCGCAGCGGATGCTGGCGCGCTTCCTTGTGAGTGTGGGTTACAGCCGGGATGGCCGCTTCCGCCAGGACCCGGCGCGGGGCATCCCACCGCTGCCGGAGCTGGCGCCCGCGCTCGAACTCGGCCAGGTGGAGCCGGGGAGCGACCGTTACCACCTGCTGCGCACCGACTTGACCCGTGGTCAGAACCGCCTCGTCTGGTTCCTGCGCCAGTCCGCCCGGCGTCTGGCCGGGATCGTGGGGTAG
- a CDS encoding zinc-ribbon domain containing protein has translation MSFADKTLTCRDCGTEFVFTAGEQEFYAEKGFTNEPRRCPSCRRAAKAAREGGNGGYTSYSARPERTMHPAVCSNCGQDTMVPFVPRNDKPVYCSDCFQTIREQRSYSRY, from the coding sequence ATGAGCTTCGCAGACAAGACCCTGACCTGCCGCGACTGCGGCACCGAGTTCGTGTTCACCGCCGGTGAGCAGGAGTTCTACGCTGAGAAGGGCTTCACCAACGAGCCCAGGCGCTGCCCGTCGTGCCGGCGCGCGGCCAAGGCGGCCCGCGAGGGCGGCAACGGCGGCTACACCAGCTACAGCGCCCGCCCGGAGCGCACGATGCACCCGGCGGTGTGCAGCAACTGCGGCCAGGACACCATGGTCCCCTTCGTTCCTCGGAACGACAAGCCGGTGTACTGCTCCGACTGCTTCCAGACGATTCGCGAGCAGCGCAGCTACAGCCGCTACTAG
- a CDS encoding MFS transporter: MVRLSLGLGRDNTRIFLGMIFNEGGLGIYQTLWPIYIASLGASPPQIGLVIGLLGLCRLVYLVPSGMLGDRIPPRTLIVSARLVAAFGTFLLGLAQSWWHLIPGVFIMSAGTIAFPALSSTIAERAGNGWARTRAFTLIYTVAPSAAFLVTPTLGGFIAEHVNLRALLFISAGLTATGAAIFSTIERGSVSTQEGPPVTYRSALVERPIRLHLLLMFATIFVLTLGVTLAPNFLQDIHAVSIERIGWLGSIAAIGSALLGLVISRVAPFRRPLAGIALGITSVAGMLGLLLTGRSFIWFVFAYLLRGGFMVAWSTFYAALGEVTPDRLRGRAYALAELLAGAGMAVAPFVAGWLYGWRPQAPMVAALLTIPLLLLAIATVARLLRTDQPPAPTLVEEHV, encoded by the coding sequence GTGGTGAGGCTGAGTCTCGGACTCGGGCGGGACAACACGCGAATCTTTCTCGGCATGATCTTCAACGAGGGGGGCCTGGGGATCTACCAGACCCTCTGGCCGATCTACATCGCCTCGCTCGGCGCCAGCCCGCCGCAGATCGGCCTCGTCATCGGCCTGCTCGGGCTCTGCCGCCTCGTGTACCTCGTCCCGAGTGGGATGCTCGGCGACCGCATCCCGCCCCGCACCCTGATCGTGAGCGCCCGGCTGGTGGCGGCCTTCGGCACGTTCCTGCTCGGCCTGGCACAGTCGTGGTGGCACCTGATTCCCGGGGTATTCATCATGTCTGCCGGCACGATCGCATTTCCAGCGCTGTCCAGCACGATCGCCGAGCGGGCGGGTAACGGTTGGGCGCGAACGCGCGCCTTCACCCTGATCTACACGGTGGCGCCGTCGGCTGCCTTCCTGGTCACGCCGACGCTGGGTGGATTCATCGCCGAGCACGTCAACCTGCGCGCGCTCCTCTTCATCTCAGCCGGCCTGACCGCCACCGGCGCTGCCATCTTCTCCACCATCGAGCGGGGGTCGGTGTCGACCCAGGAGGGGCCGCCGGTCACGTACCGCTCGGCGCTCGTGGAGCGGCCGATCCGACTGCACCTCCTGCTCATGTTCGCCACCATCTTTGTACTGACGCTGGGCGTCACGCTGGCGCCGAACTTCCTGCAAGACATCCACGCCGTGAGCATCGAGCGCATCGGGTGGCTCGGGTCAATCGCCGCCATCGGTAGCGCCCTGCTGGGGCTGGTGATCAGCCGGGTCGCCCCCTTCCGCCGGCCGCTGGCGGGGATCGCACTCGGGATCACGTCCGTCGCCGGGATGCTCGGACTCCTGCTGACAGGCCGGAGCTTCATCTGGTTTGTTTTCGCCTATCTTTTGCGCGGAGGCTTTATGGTGGCATGGTCCACCTTCTACGCCGCGCTGGGAGAGGTGACCCCTGACCGGCTCCGGGGACGGGCCTATGCGCTGGCCGAGTTGCTGGCCGGCGCCGGCATGGCGGTGGCGCCGTTCGTGGCCGGGTGGCTCTACGGCTGGAGGCCACAGGCGCCGATGGTCGCCGCCCTCCTCACGATCCCGCTTCTGCTTCTGGCGATCGCCACAGTCGCACGCCTCCTGCGCACCGACCAGCCACCGGCGCCGACGCTCGTCGAGGAGCACGTGTGA
- a CDS encoding AbrB/MazE/SpoVT family DNA-binding domain-containing protein: MGRSDRATKIIRPLRNGQITIPAEFRRELGITEDSILEITLEDDALRITPLQVRRSPGSQWIRELYERFEPVRREAEAMDEAEINRSIDEAVRGSRRTEP; the protein is encoded by the coding sequence ATGGGCCGCTCCGACCGTGCCACCAAGATCATCCGCCCCCTGCGGAACGGCCAGATCACGATCCCTGCTGAGTTCCGCCGGGAGTTGGGGATCACCGAGGACAGCATCCTCGAGATCACGCTGGAGGACGACGCGCTCCGCATCACGCCGCTCCAGGTGCGGCGGAGTCCCGGGTCGCAGTGGATCCGGGAGCTCTACGAGCGCTTTGAGCCCGTCCGGCGTGAAGCAGAGGCGATGGACGAGGCTGAGATCAACCGCTCGATCGACGAAGCGGTGCGCGGTTCCCGACGCACGGAGCCGTGA
- a CDS encoding RNA polymerase sigma factor, whose translation MNILRDHSGEGVTPGEAAEEEALVEQARRDPRAFAPLYARYADPVYRFCYRRLGEPEAAEDATSQVFLNALAALPGYQSGSFRAWLFTIARNVVTDVYRERRTERLPETARDPVDPGPTPEEVMLHAESHRGVRALLAALSQEQREVVELRLAGLNGAEIAQVLGRSHGSVRALQYRAAQRLRDVLAHGTQRGGAQCD comes from the coding sequence TTGAACATCCTGCGTGATCACTCGGGCGAGGGTGTGACACCGGGGGAAGCGGCCGAGGAGGAGGCGCTGGTGGAGCAGGCGCGGCGTGACCCGCGCGCCTTCGCCCCGCTCTACGCGCGCTATGCCGATCCGGTCTACCGGTTCTGCTACCGCCGCCTGGGCGAGCCGGAGGCCGCCGAGGATGCCACCAGCCAGGTCTTCCTCAACGCACTGGCTGCGCTGCCGGGCTATCAGAGCGGGTCGTTCCGCGCCTGGCTCTTCACGATCGCCCGCAACGTGGTCACTGACGTCTACCGTGAGCGACGGACCGAGCGCCTGCCGGAGACGGCCCGGGACCCGGTCGACCCCGGCCCGACGCCGGAGGAGGTCATGCTGCACGCGGAGTCGCACCGCGGGGTGCGGGCGCTGCTGGCGGCGCTCTCGCAGGAGCAGCGGGAGGTCGTCGAACTGCGCCTGGCCGGGCTGAACGGGGCGGAGATCGCCCAGGTGCTCGGGCGGAGCCACGGCAGCGTGCGGGCGCTCCAGTACCGCGCCGCGCAGCGGTTGCGGGATGTCCTTGCCCACGGCACGCAGCGCGGAGGCGCACAATGCGACTGA